The Thermocrinis ruber genomic sequence AAAAGTATGGGTTGGATGAAACTATGAAACGCTATGCAAACCTATTCCACAGAGCTTTGAGTAAGAAATCAGACATAAACAAGCATTCCAACGTCCTTCAGCACATCTACGGACACCTTTCAGAAAAAATTTCCGACTCAGAAAAAAGACATTTACTTAAGATGCTTGATAGACTGAGAAAGGGCAAGCTTCAACTTGAAACCCTCCTTGAATACATCAAAGGCTTTATATACAGGTTTAACGATAAATATTTACAATCCCAGATTTATCTTAGTCCTTTCCCGGAGGAGTTGATTTAGACTTAATCCCTAAATTTCAAAATCTAACCGCATAATGAAATAACCAGTCTTCAAACTTTCAATGAAGGTTTGTATCTTTATAAATAGCAACCCGCAAATGTTCTTTCTAAGCTGAGGATTTCCTATGTTTGATTATGTGATTGTTGGTGGCGGTATTGGTGGAGTAGTTTCTTACGCTATATTAAAAAAGATAGGTAGAAACGTTGCTTTGCTTGAAAAGGAACCATACTTGGGCGGTTGTAGTGCAACTTTTAGAAGAAAAAACTACCTATACAACGCTGGAGCTTCCACTTTGGTTGGTCTTGAAGAGCACATGCCATTGGGCAAGGTCTTTAAATTCTTAAACCTTCCAAAGCCAAAAGTGAAAAAACTTGAAGTTCCAATGGTCGTTTATGTTGGAGATAAAGTAATCAAAAGATACTCAGATAGAGAAAAAACAATTTTTGAGCTTGAGAAAAATTTTAACTACAAAAACCTAAAATCCCTTTGGCAAAAGGTTTATTCTATATCTGATGCCAACTGGCAGAACATCTACAGCGTGATACCTATAAACTACAAAAACCCAAAACTACTTTTAAAAAAGTTCTTTGAAAATTGCAGATACATAATGCAAACCTTACCCTATCACTTCAAGACTTCCTACGAGTTTTTCAAAGATCACTTGGGAAATTTTGATGAGGATTTCAAGCACTTTTTAGACAATCAGATTCTGATGACATCGCAAGGATACAGTGAAGAGGTTCCTATATCTGTTGGTGCTATGGGTTTAACATACCCAAACCTTGATAATTACTACGTTTATGGTGGAATGGGAAAGGTCTTTGACTTTTTAGCCCACGACTACAAGAACGTTTTTTTAAGGCATAGGGTAATAAAAATTAGAAAAGTAAAAGATGTTTTCCAGGTTATAACAGACAAGGGAGTTTTTGAGGCTAAAAACGTGATCCTAAATAAAACCATTTGGGATTACTGCGACTTGCTTGAGGATTTGAAAGAGAATTGCATCAAAAACAGAAAGATATACTCAAAAATATGGTCAAGCTTAACAATCTACTTTAACGTAGAAGATAAAGAGAACTTAATTGATGAATATCACTACCAGATAATTCACAAAGACATAAATCCTTACACCGGTAGTAATTCCTTCTTTGTATCCGTGTCAGACAAAGAGGACGAAGTGCTTACAAAGGATGGCAAGAAATCTGTAACTATTTCCACACACTGCAAAATATCCCTATGGCAGGATTTAGACAAGCAGGAATATCTTGAGAAAAAAGAGAAGGCAAAGGAATTTATCTTAAATAAACTTTTTGAGTATGTGCCCAAGTTTAAATACCTCAGCATAGAAAATGTTATAGTAGGAACTCCAAAGACCTTTCAAAGATACACTGGAAGGTACAATGGAACGGTAGGAGGAATACCGCTTATAAAGGACTACATTCCGCTAAGGTATCCTTTTAACTTTACACCAATAAAAGGTTTGTATTTGGTTGGAGACTCTGTTTTCCCAGGTCAAGGCTGGCCTGGTGTCATAGTTGGCGTGCTAAACTTACTTCTGCAAATAGAGGATATAGATGAGATACTTTATTGAGATAAACAGAAAAGACTGGACGATAGTGTTTGTCTTTGGCTTAGTGTTTGGTTCAATTCTTGGCGGTTTTATATCTCTAATTTTGAACATTCCCGTTATAAAGGGAATGATTTCCGGTGCTATTTTTGGATTTTTTATATTTGTGTTTTCTTTTACTTTAATCAATCTAAGCAACAAGAAGATCCTGCCCTTGTTGAGCGATAAATACTGGACTTTTGTGAGTCTCTTAATGGCTTTCTTTGCTGGATTTCTTGGAAGTATAACCGCCTTTGAATTTATAAAGATGCTAAAACTGATAGAACTGGAGTTTTCCGTTCTACTTCTCCTCTATCTGAGCGCAATGGTAGGACTCTTGACAATGTTAATAGGTAATCTTTTATACATGATTGTAAATTCCAAGAAAGTAGAGGAAGAGTTGAATAGGTTAAACATAGAGCTAAGGCTAAAAGCATTAGAGTATCAGATAAATCCACACTTTTTATTCAACGCTTTAAACACACTCTCGGAGTTAATTTACATAGACCCAAAGCTTGCGGAAAAAGGAATGCTAAAACTATCTCAATTCCTAAGAATGATCATAGACGAGAATAGCATCATAACCTTACAGGATGAGCTTAAAATAGTGAAAAACTTTATCTTTATTGAGAAGTTAAGATTTCCCGCCATAGAGTTTGAGTTTAACATAGACAAAGATACACTATCTTTGCAAGTCCCTAAGATGTCCATACAGCTTCTTGTTGAAAATGCCATAAAGCATGGTTTGAGAAACAACGGAAAAGTTATCATAAACTCTTACATAAAAGATGGATATCTTTATGTGGAGGTTAAAGATAGCGGAAAAGGTTTTGAAGATATAAAGGAGGGAACGGGTCTTAAAAATCTGAGAGAGAGATTAAAGATATTTTTCAACGGAGAGTTAGAATACTTTTATGATGGAAAGTTTTCCACATTCAGATTTTTTTATAAAATCCTTTAGTGTTGAAGCAGTAGTAGTTCTTTCCCATTGAGAAAACTAACTTATTCTTGGGTTTTACCTTTCCTCGCTTGTACTTTATTGCTAAAACCCTACCAATCACGAGGGAATGATCCTGAAAATCCAATTTTTCATAAACTTCACACTCATAAACCATAAAGGACTCTAAGATGCTTTTTGAAGCCACTTTTTCGCTATCTATCAAATGTATGTTCTTCATTAAGCTTAGTTTATCAACTTGGTCTCCGTGATAAGAGCCTGCAATAAGAATTTGTTCAAAGTACTCTGATGTTAAAAAATTGATTGTGAAGTTGTCTTTCAAAAGCCTGTAGCTGTAGTTTGTCTTATCTATGGATATAGAGTATAAAAAGGGATTTTTATTTACAGGCGTATGCCAGCCAACGGTAAAAGGATTTTCGCCCACGACCACTATAACGAGCGGCCGTGGGACATATCCAAGGGTATAACCATTCTCTATTGTTTTAAA encodes the following:
- a CDS encoding flavin reductase family protein — translated: MFKTIENGYTLGYVPRPLVIVVVGENPFTVGWHTPVNKNPFLYSISIDKTNYSYRLLKDNFTINFLTSEYFEQILIAGSYHGDQVDKLSLMKNIHLIDSEKVASKSILESFMVYECEVYEKLDFQDHSLVIGRVLAIKYKRGKVKPKNKLVFSMGKNYYCFNTKGFYKKI
- a CDS encoding phytoene desaturase family protein, with the translated sequence MFDYVIVGGGIGGVVSYAILKKIGRNVALLEKEPYLGGCSATFRRKNYLYNAGASTLVGLEEHMPLGKVFKFLNLPKPKVKKLEVPMVVYVGDKVIKRYSDREKTIFELEKNFNYKNLKSLWQKVYSISDANWQNIYSVIPINYKNPKLLLKKFFENCRYIMQTLPYHFKTSYEFFKDHLGNFDEDFKHFLDNQILMTSQGYSEEVPISVGAMGLTYPNLDNYYVYGGMGKVFDFLAHDYKNVFLRHRVIKIRKVKDVFQVITDKGVFEAKNVILNKTIWDYCDLLEDLKENCIKNRKIYSKIWSSLTIYFNVEDKENLIDEYHYQIIHKDINPYTGSNSFFVSVSDKEDEVLTKDGKKSVTISTHCKISLWQDLDKQEYLEKKEKAKEFILNKLFEYVPKFKYLSIENVIVGTPKTFQRYTGRYNGTVGGIPLIKDYIPLRYPFNFTPIKGLYLVGDSVFPGQGWPGVIVGVLNLLLQIEDIDEILY
- a CDS encoding sensor histidine kinase; the protein is MRYFIEINRKDWTIVFVFGLVFGSILGGFISLILNIPVIKGMISGAIFGFFIFVFSFTLINLSNKKILPLLSDKYWTFVSLLMAFFAGFLGSITAFEFIKMLKLIELEFSVLLLLYLSAMVGLLTMLIGNLLYMIVNSKKVEEELNRLNIELRLKALEYQINPHFLFNALNTLSELIYIDPKLAEKGMLKLSQFLRMIIDENSIITLQDELKIVKNFIFIEKLRFPAIEFEFNIDKDTLSLQVPKMSIQLLVENAIKHGLRNNGKVIINSYIKDGYLYVEVKDSGKGFEDIKEGTGLKNLRERLKIFFNGELEYFYDGKFSTFRFFYKIL